The Chitinophaga caeni genome segment TGCATCTTTTCAATTAGCCAAGCAGCACAATCTGCTTGGGCTTTGGTGCCGGGAATCCTCGGACCGAAGGCAACTTGCCGGGCTACGAAATTGTAGGCGCTATCTGCATTAAAGTTAGGCGCTGTTTGTGTGAAAGTACTTTCTTTGTTCGATTCGCTTTCACTGGATGATGAATTCGGAGAGTGATTATTACAAGCCGCCAAGGTGGCCATCAATCCGAATAAAAGCCAGCGTTTTATTGACATATTTATTAAACTTTATTCCCGGCAATTTCTAGGTTGCCGGGAGATTGAATATTATTCGATCGTATAACTTACAGTGCCGTCTTTTTCATCTTTCAACAAGATGCCGATTTGTTGTAATTGTTGTCGGATCTTGTCGGAAGTGGCATAATCTTTTTTGCCTTTGGCTTCTTTCCTGATATCAACTAATAATTGAATAACGCCGTCCAATTTTCCGCTGTCGGCCATAGTAACGGGCTGCAAGCCCAAGATATCTACCATGAAAGTTTGCCAGGTATCTTTCATCAGTTGGAAAGTAGCTTCACTGATTTCTTCCATCTTGATCTGTCCACCTTTCAGGGAATTGATGACCGGCACCATCTCGAAAAGGTTCGCTAGTACTTTGGCGGTATTAAAATCATCGTTGATATATTCTTTACAGCCATTGCTCCAGTCCTGCACGTTTTTATCCAATTCTTCGTTGATGCTGCCGTTTTTTCCAGGCGCATATTGCAGTTGCTGCAATACATTGTAGGCGGCCCATAAACGTTGCAAGCCTTTCTCCGCCGCGATCAAGCCTTCATTAGAGAAGTCTAAAGTGCTGCGGTAGTGGGTTTGCAAGATAAAGAAACGTACCGTCATAGGGTGGAAAGGTTGTTGCAAGATCGGGTTGGTGCCTGCAAACATTTCCGTTAGCTTGATGGTGTTATTGTATGATTTCCCCATCTTCTTTCCGTTGATGGTGATCATGTTGTTGTGCATCCAGTAGCGGGCCATCAACTCCTCGTTGGCAATTTCACTTTGGGCAATTTCACATTCATGGTGCGGGAATACGAGATCCATCCCGCCCCCGTGGATGTCGAATTGCTTGCCCAGGTACTTACCGCTCATTGCCGAACATTCGATATGCCAACCGGGGAAACCTTCTCCCCACGGACTTGGCCAACGCATCAGGTGTTCCGGCGGCGCTTTTTTCCATAAGGCGAAGTCCTCTTTATTTCTTTTTTCACCTTGGTTTTCCAGTTCGCGGTTAGAAGCTTGTAACTCCTCTAAGACACGGCCGCTTAAAATACCATATTGGTGGGATGTAGCATATTTTTTTACATCGAAATACACGGAACCGTTCACTTCGTAAGCATATCCTTTTTCAATGATCTTTTGAATCATGCTGATCTGCTCCACGATATGGCCGGTAGCCGTGGGCTCTATGCTTGGTTCCAAACAGTTAAACTGGTGCATAGCCCAATGGTACAGGTTCGTATATTTCTGTACCAACTCCATCGGCTCCAACTTTTCTAAAATGGCGCCCTTGGCGATCTTATCTTCTGCTTCCCTGCCTTCTTCTTCGAAATGCCCGGCATCGGTCAGGTTACGAACGTAGCGTACCTTGTACCCGAGGTGTTGCAGGTATCTGAATACTACATCGAAAGTAATATATGGACGGGCATGACCCAGGTGAGATTCCCCTGAAACGGTCGGGCCGCAGACGTACATGCCTACGTGACCGGGATATAGCGATTCAAAAGCTTCCTTCTTCCTTGTTAGCGTGTTGTATATTTTAAGTTCTGACATATAAAGCCATCTTTAAATTTCATAAAATTACCTGGATTGCAAAGATAAGAATTGTAACATCTCCGGGTTATTTTCTTGGTTCTTGGGTTTTAATAAGATGCATGTTGGCAATAACAGGATAATGATCCGACAAGTCTACGGATAATTTTTTGAAATGATTGACGGCGAAAGTATTGCCGGCAAAAATATAATCGATCCTTAATGTCGGTGACAGGCTGGCGAATGTTCGGCCAATGCCGCTTCCCTTCTGCAAGAACGCATCTTGAAGATCGCCCTTAACCGTGAAATATGTGTAGGAAGCCGGCGTATCGTTAAAATCTCCGCAAACTATTACGGGGTGCGGGCTTTCGCGGATAAAACTATCTACTATATTGGCTTGCTTGGCCCTCCTGATAAAAGCTTCCCGCATTTTCTCAATAATTCCTTTGGTGGCCACCAAACCTTTATCCTCGGATTTTTTGATCTTTTCTATGGAATTATAATCTTCTTCGTTGAAGCGATAAGATTCCAAGTGCATGTTGATGATTCTCAACGTGTCTTCATCCTTAAGAATATCGGCAAAAATGAGGCTCTCGCTGCGTGGGCCCTTGGAAAGTTTGATTTTATCCGACTGGATAATTGGGTACTTCGAAAATATGATCGAGCCCCAATGCTGCATCCCGTTCCTGTTAAAATCACTGGAAAAAAAGCGGTAGGGAAGACCCATTTGCAAGCTGATGTCCTCACGGTTGTTAAAATCATCCCTTTTCTCGGAAGTATAAAAGTCCTGGAAGCAGGCAATATCGGGCTTTTGTTGTTCTATTAATTGGAAGATGGCTTCCCGGCGGGGCGCACTGTTTTTATCGCGGTACAAACCGAATAAACCTACGTTGTAGCTCATCACGGTAATGCTATTGGCCGGTTTTTCGAAATGATCTTTCGGCCAGTTAAAAGCGATGAAAGCCGTTACCGATCGCCAGCCGATAATAATTGCCACCAAGGAAATCAGCGCATATTTGGGATGGAAGATCAACCAGAATATGATGAAAAGTAAGAGGATGCCAAGTAAAATTGGGAATATTAACGTGAAAAAGCCCATCGGCCAAAATTTCTCGGGAGAAATGATGGGAGCGAGGCAAGCTATCAAAAATAATAGCTCCACGATGATATTGGTTACAAGGAAAAATCCCTTGGTGAATAGTCGTAAAAATCTCAAAATGGCGTCGTTTTTTGGGTATTATCCCCCCGGCATGTTATCTAAGCTTATCGCTATAAATTTACCGCAATTAACTTATTTCCAAGCCTTAATATTTATTTTATTTCAATAGATGACGCAATACTTGATCTTGGAATTACGAATTTCACATTATAGCTCGATCGTGGTGATGATAGGATAATGTTCAAATGGTAAATGGTGCAGTACCCTGAAATCTTGCACCCTAATCCCGGGATTACAAAATATATAATCGATCCTTAGAAACGGCGAGATCGTATGGAAGGTTGTGCCCCAGCCGAAGCCTTTTTTTAAGAATGCGTCCTGGAAATCACCCTTCACGCTTTTATAAACAAAGGAATTGGGGATAGCGTTCAAATCCCCGCATAAAATTGTAGGGCCATCGCTGTTATGCACGTTTTCTTTTACGATCATGGCTTGCTGTACGCGGCCGCTGAAAGTGGCTTTCATCTTCCTGATTAAACCCCTGATGCCGTGTAGCTGCTCCGAATTAGCCGTTTGGTAATTGGATCGATCGAAGCTATATGAGTATAAATGGGTGTTGAAGATCGTCAGCGTTTCCTGTCCGAACCGGATGCGCGCTTTCAGTAAGTTCTCGGATTCAGGCCCGGCACCGGTAAGTATCTTGGCGGTATCCAGGATGGGATATTTAGAAAATAAGGCCAATCCGAAATGCCAGGTGTTCCAGCGGGTGAGATCCTTGGTTTGGTATACATACCGGAATCCGCCGTATTTCATGATCGAATCGAGGTGATGGCTCTTAGTTGGGTCATCATTCGTATAAAATTCTTGCAAGCATAATACATCAACAGGATTTTCTCTAATCATTTGTAGGATCCTGTTCCGCTGCGGCTCATCGATTTTATAATCTTTCAATCCCATGCTGCTGCAATTAAAGCTCATGATGCGTATTTGCCCAGCCGCAGGCTCGCCGCTAGTTTTAGCCGCAAAAGGATGGAACGCGAACGATGCTAAAAATGGAGGAACGGAAGCCAGCAGGGCAATGAATGGAATCCATGCATAACCCCGGTAAAAAATTAAGTGAACTATCAAGCTCAAGACTGCTAGCAGTCCGAATACCGGGAAGAAAAACCCTGCAAATCCGCAAATCCAAGATTTGCTAGGATTGATATAAGGTAAAAAAGCGGTTGCTAATAGTCCAGTTGCGATTAATACATTGATTAATAACAAACAACGATGCATCCAAAGTTTCATATAGTATAGGTTGTTATTGAGGTTAGGCTATAAAAATAATGGATAGATTTGCAAAAACGTAAAAAAATTTATGGGTAGTGTACGGGAGATCCTGGTAGAAATCGAGCGGCTTACTCCTTGGATTTGCTGGCTCTTTCCAAGGTAAGCTTTTCCTCTTCGGTAAGTGATTCCATGCCGGTTTCATTTATCTTATCGAGTATTTCATTCAGCTTATTTTCTGAAACTGTTCCAACTTTTTGATAAGGTACCGTGTCTTGCTTGTAAAACACTCTTTCCTTAGCTAAATATTGTGTAGAAGTATATTCTTGCCTTACTCTTTGCTCTTTTGGATGGAACAGGTGGCCGATGTTAAATAATAACTTGTCGAGCCAAGCCCCGATATCGCGACCTTTCTTTAGCTGGGCAGCATAAATCGCTCCCATGATGGCTCCGCCGGCGAGATAAAAATATATTTCATAATGATGGTTGCCATTTACATTATAGTTAGCGGCAATCACTAAAACGAAATACAACAGGCCAATTAGCCATACGGGGATTCCACCGCCTTTTAATGAAGTGAAAATGCGGTGCTTCGGCGCCAGCATAATGGATGCTACGGCAAATGCGGTAACAGGCGCCCAAGCCCCGAACACATTCAAACCGGTTGCCCGCAACCCACCTAGTTGCAGGCCGAAAAATCCGAGCATGAAAACCAGGTAACCTGCCCATCCAGCGAATACGTACATCGGGACAATTTTTTGGTGACCGACAGCATGCTGCACGGTAGAGCCAAAGAACCACAACCATAAAAAATTACTAAATGCCTGGAATACGCCAATATGTGTAAACATGGCCGTAATAATTGTCCAGGGATGCCAAATCAACTGTTCGGGATCGGATTGGAAAACGATCTTATCGAAAAGGGAGCTGTTAAAATCTTGGTCGGTATAGTTTTCTATTCTAAATATTACCCATGTAAAGAACAGGAAGATAAACACCGTGATGTTGATCAACAATAATTGCGTTACCATGTTCTTTTCTTCACCTAATGAAAGGCGCGAACTTTTTTCTGAATCCACTAGTTGCATGGCATAATACTTTATAATACAAAATTAGCGAATAATGCCGCTCCTACCCAGTATTTTTTATTGGTTCATCGATTTAGATGACTCCTATTTTATTAACAGGAGAGAGGCTATCATGGTTTAATAAAAATCCTTCCGGTTATTTCTATTCCAAGTTTTCAGCAGGATATAACTAAATAACACGCCACCCAAATGCGCGAAATGCGCCACGTTATCCCCTGCCACGTTCCTGAACCCGGCTAATATTTCCATGATAATCATCGTACCGACGATATATTTCGCCTTTATTTGGAAAGGTAACAGGAACAAGTAGAAGTAAGT includes the following:
- the cysS gene encoding cysteine--tRNA ligase: MSELKIYNTLTRKKEAFESLYPGHVGMYVCGPTVSGESHLGHARPYITFDVVFRYLQHLGYKVRYVRNLTDAGHFEEEGREAEDKIAKGAILEKLEPMELVQKYTNLYHWAMHQFNCLEPSIEPTATGHIVEQISMIQKIIEKGYAYEVNGSVYFDVKKYATSHQYGILSGRVLEELQASNRELENQGEKRNKEDFALWKKAPPEHLMRWPSPWGEGFPGWHIECSAMSGKYLGKQFDIHGGGMDLVFPHHECEIAQSEIANEELMARYWMHNNMITINGKKMGKSYNNTIKLTEMFAGTNPILQQPFHPMTVRFFILQTHYRSTLDFSNEGLIAAEKGLQRLWAAYNVLQQLQYAPGKNGSINEELDKNVQDWSNGCKEYINDDFNTAKVLANLFEMVPVINSLKGGQIKMEEISEATFQLMKDTWQTFMVDILGLQPVTMADSGKLDGVIQLLVDIRKEAKGKKDYATSDKIRQQLQQIGILLKDEKDGTVSYTIE
- a CDS encoding endonuclease/exonuclease/phosphatase family protein produces the protein MRFLRLFTKGFFLVTNIIVELLFLIACLAPIISPEKFWPMGFFTLIFPILLGILLLFIIFWLIFHPKYALISLVAIIIGWRSVTAFIAFNWPKDHFEKPANSITVMSYNVGLFGLYRDKNSAPRREAIFQLIEQQKPDIACFQDFYTSEKRDDFNNREDISLQMGLPYRFFSSDFNRNGMQHWGSIIFSKYPIIQSDKIKLSKGPRSESLIFADILKDEDTLRIINMHLESYRFNEEDYNSIEKIKKSEDKGLVATKGIIEKMREAFIRRAKQANIVDSFIRESPHPVIVCGDFNDTPASYTYFTVKGDLQDAFLQKGSGIGRTFASLSPTLRIDYIFAGNTFAVNHFKKLSVDLSDHYPVIANMHLIKTQEPRK
- a CDS encoding endonuclease/exonuclease/phosphatase family protein, encoding MKLWMHRCLLLINVLIATGLLATAFLPYINPSKSWICGFAGFFFPVFGLLAVLSLIVHLIFYRGYAWIPFIALLASVPPFLASFAFHPFAAKTSGEPAAGQIRIMSFNCSSMGLKDYKIDEPQRNRILQMIRENPVDVLCLQEFYTNDDPTKSHHLDSIMKYGGFRYVYQTKDLTRWNTWHFGLALFSKYPILDTAKILTGAGPESENLLKARIRFGQETLTIFNTHLYSYSFDRSNYQTANSEQLHGIRGLIRKMKATFSGRVQQAMIVKENVHNSDGPTILCGDLNAIPNSFVYKSVKGDFQDAFLKKGFGWGTTFHTISPFLRIDYIFCNPGIRVQDFRVLHHLPFEHYPIITTIEL
- a CDS encoding rhomboid family intramembrane serine protease — protein: MQLVDSEKSSRLSLGEEKNMVTQLLLINITVFIFLFFTWVIFRIENYTDQDFNSSLFDKIVFQSDPEQLIWHPWTIITAMFTHIGVFQAFSNFLWLWFFGSTVQHAVGHQKIVPMYVFAGWAGYLVFMLGFFGLQLGGLRATGLNVFGAWAPVTAFAVASIMLAPKHRIFTSLKGGGIPVWLIGLLYFVLVIAANYNVNGNHHYEIYFYLAGGAIMGAIYAAQLKKGRDIGAWLDKLLFNIGHLFHPKEQRVRQEYTSTQYLAKERVFYKQDTVPYQKVGTVSENKLNEILDKINETGMESLTEEEKLTLERASKSKE